The stretch of DNA GAAACACTTCAACCTCATCTCACCTAAAATTGAAACAAATACAAGTATGAGTAATCAAGTTCCAAACCCACTCGAATATCATTTTTGATTTCAAGGCAATACCCAGGCGCGAACCAAAACGCACCCTAAGAAAACACAatttctcattatagacggacactatccatctatacgtatagacggataccattttccctcacaaaatacccatttgtcataaagtgggaagcacatggagggtgccccaccttgtctcccctacccattttattagaggtctttacccgtctgttcgcccaacccgtctataccaagacctattgctaaGAAAAAATGCTAAGAAAAAAGCACTACTATCCAAGAGCTGATCCCAGTAAGAAATAAGCACAAGAGATAAGATTAGACAGAGAAAACAGAAAAGTGTGGTGATGAAACAACAACAGTGACCTCAACTTGTTTTAACTAACACTATGAATACCGTTGCATTATCACCAACTACTTTTCCGCGCTTCTTCACCGCGTCTTCGCTCACTTTCTCGCTCAATTCATCCGCTTTCAAATCTTCTTTGATTTCGCCATTTTTAGGGTTTAATATTTCTCCCAAATTGAACCCCCGTCTTCCTCGAAAGCCGTCGTCTCTTGTTGTCAGAGCAGCTAGGACTGAATCCAACCGCGTTTCTCTAGGGTTTCGTGCTCCTGATTTTGAGGTAACCTACTCATGACGATCAATTTACACAATGTTTAATTTCATAATTTGACTATAGTATGAACTGATTGTGCTGAAATTTGGAAGTTACGTAATATGATGTCATATTCCGAATGTGGATGAGTTGAATGTGATTGAGTTTCTGTGTTTGTACTAGTTATCGGAGCCGTTGACGGGGAAGACATGGACTTTACAGGATTTCGAAGCGTATCCAGCTCTATTGGTATGATTCATTTCTCTTTCTTATGTTGTGGTTTGCGTCACTAGTGCgagttgttgatgttttgaagtgaGTTTATCGGACTGTAAGACCGTCTTATGCAAGTTTTTGGATCTTATAATTGGTATGCTCGTACACGTAAAGAGTGACTTGCCATGAATTTTGGATATTGCGCGCTCCATAGTATGAAAAGAGGAAGTAGAGGTCTTGTAATTGGTGCAAATTATGATATGTACATAGCACAACTTTGTTTAGAATATGGTGGATTATTGACAAATATGTATCTTCAATCTATGGATCAACTATCGCTCTAGTTACCATTATCATTCCCTCGGGGAAAAAGTATAAAAGCAATAGGAAACTCTATTGGGTATTTCAAGTCTACTTGGGGAGGTTAAAACCGGGAAATACTAGCGCAGAAGTAGGATTCGGTAACTAATTGATATAACCTTAAGCAAAGTAATCCCCAAACTCTCTCCGAGCGCCTTGTTGGCATGCTCAACTAAGCATTGACCCTCAATGATCAAATACTCAGTGCGTCCCAATCATTTGCTTACCCTATTTATTTTTTGTGAGTGGTATTTTAATCGAAGGTAACAAATGATTGGGACCATGACAGTAGTTGTTTACTCGGCATACATTTGACTGACCCGGAGTAGACCCATGACGGAACTTAGAAATGTATATTCATTGGGAATGTGATTGTAAGATGTAGTGCTTTTGTTTACGGAGTATGTTTTAGTGAATGAATGATACAAGTGTGCTGTTTCCCACTAACAACGGCTGATGCAGGTAATGTTCATCTGCAACCATTGCCCCTTTGTCATACATTTGAAGAAGAGTATTGTGAAGCTTACTGAGTTTTATATGAAGGTACGCAGATTAAATGATTGTTCGGTTATCCATTTCTGTCTATTATTCGATGTGATTAGCTTGTGGCAATATTATTCTGCAGAAAGGACTCGCAGTTGTAGCGATATCTTCCAATTCTGTTGTCACTCATCCACAGGTTTACACTTCCAAAGATTCTATGATTTAAGGTCCAATCTTTGCCTAAGTAGATGACTAGATATAGCAATTGTCATCCCAGGATGGACCCGAATTCATGGCAGAAGACGCTAAAGTATATGGCTACCCATTTCCTTATTTGTATGATGAGGTAGGCTGCTGAAATTACTTTTATATTTTCATGTAGGCAATAAGTGTTTTGTGTTTATTGTCTGGCTAGGCTGTAATATTTGCAGACCAAAGTAGTATTTGTTTGGTCTCTGTAGATGTTATTTGTCTAATCATCATTACTTTTCAAGTACTATGCCATGGAAAAAAAATGATTTTCTTCTGGATCTTTAGAAAACTTGCAAATATCTTCTGTATTCTTCAAGCTCTTAGTATGTGGTTGTGCTTTATCATGCTTACTTTTATTGGATAAGGAGGATGGATTCCACGTATAATGATAGTCTGTTAGTGAATTCCGATAAACTAAAAGCTGTAAGGTATGTGAAATGTAGAAGATTTGATGTCACCTTTGGAAGCATCACCGCCCTTCTGATTCTGTTAATGAGACCTGTGAGTAGAGACTACTCCTATCGAGCAAGTATGTCGAACCTGTAAAAAATTTTACACAATGCAAATCTTGAAGCTTGGTTGATCAGTTAATATGATCTTTAAGACCTTTAATATTGATGGGTGAATAATTTGTTTCCATGAGAAAGGTTTCTTATCCTCCACTATGTGACCATTTGATTCACTTTTGCGTTTATGAAAGTACTGTTGAAATTTGATGGTCTACTTTTTTACTGTAGCCATTTTGGAATTATTCTTTGTAAGTTTAGGTGGGCTAAAACTTTATTGTTTCATTGAATTAGTGAAATAATGTAATGAGCTAAATTGCTCTTAAAACTCTCGATGTTTCTCTTTCCATGAAGTAGCTAATGGCTATCCTGTTTCCAATTAGTGTAAATGGAATCATAATGTCAGGGAGAGGCTGTGTATGTTTAACCCCATACCTTGCTTGAAGCGTATTCTCTTTGGTGGATGATGATGATTTTTCATGGGACAATGTTGTTACTTGCTTGAATTGTAGGATTACTTTGCAAAGTTATGTACTGTGTGTATATTTTGCTTCTGATATTGGGTTACTTAGCCTTAGTAAGCATGCTTAACTCATAAATTTATTCATATTTGATTTTTTATATGTATCCAATACTAATTCTCTTGATTATAGCTACTTGTCAACATCTAATAACTATTGTCACAATGAATCTTGGCTGTGCAGACCCAAGATGTTGCACGTGATTTTGGAGCAGTTTGCACTCCTGAGTTCTTATTGTTTAAAAAGGTGAATGGTTATTAGATCCCAGTTAATTTTGAATTCAATGTTCTGGTACAAATAAGATTTTCTGTGCTAACTAGCTAAATGTACTCTCATTGAAATATGCTTGTTGTCATAACCTTATTGTGTTAGACTATTTCTTAAGAGTATATGCAATTTGCGACAGGATGGAAGGAGGCCGTTTGAGCTTGTCTACCATGGTCAATTTGATGATTCCAGACCAAGCAACAATTTGCCCATCACTGGGAGGTAAAACATCTAACCCCATAACTAAATGCCTTAAAAGCCTGGAACTCTTGGCACCGGTTAATATGTTTCCACTGTCAATAATTTCCTTAGGGATTTGAGTATGGCAATCGACTCTGTCCTCAGTGGCCAACCCGTGACATCAGTTCAAAAACCAAGGTCCTTATACAGCCTTCTCTCACATTCGCCCACATTCGCCTTTGTGAGGAACTTATTCTTTGAAAGCTGACAGCTTCTAAATTCTTTTGGCAGTGTCGGATGTAGCATCAAGTGGCACCCTGAAGTGAAACAATAACTTATGTTGATCAGTGATCAACAGTCAGTGATAGTTGTAACAACTGTATCTTCCTATCATACATTTTTTTATAATCATGATTTGGAAGTAATTCTTATGTTTCATATTTGGATGAATGTACATTGCCTGTGTGTAACAGTTGTTTTGATTAAACCTGTTACATACTTACATATGCTGAAATAATAGGTTACTCTAAATGCATTGTGGTTTCATTTAGGTAAGTCAAATCCTGGTCAGATTTTGTTGCAGAAAGCAAGTAGTTCCAATGTCTGACATGCTAAGTTCTGCTGTGGTGTTGTCTGACCTGATTTTAACTTGTGCAATGTGCTTTTATTGAGATTGAAGAATAGACTGACTCTACATAATATGATCAGATGTATACCCCCAAAAAAGCTGGTAAAGGAAGTGTTAAAACATTTTCAGATCATTTCAAAGAACTGTATCTCAAATTAGAATGTCAGCTCTGAATAAAATACTACCCATGGTTTTAAGTCCACTATTAGATTACCAAAGGCGAACTGGCACAAAATTTAAGCTGGGAGTGAGCACACTTTAGTATTATGCTGTCACTGACTGATTTCGATTATGGGCACTGTAGCCTCGCAACTTCGCGAGTCTCTCTGCTTCATGGGCACCTGTATCGGTGATTTCTGAACCGATTTTGAATTTTTAATGGCAATCATCATGAACTTGGGTGTCATAAGACTTAGATGAAGAGCCTGTTTAAAAATGTTATGGTTGAATTGagttatgttttaatgcaagctGTTTTTGGAACCAGCCATTAATGGCCTTGTTGCATTTTTGCCGAGGTTTAGTTAACCTCACATAAAAAGTGATGGTGCTTGAGAAGGATTAGCATGTGGTCCGATAGATCTCTTAAGACGTATATTGTGCTTTTTTTCAGGTTCTTTTGGAATCCACTCATTGCTTGTTATGAGAATTTTCGTCTTCTGTATCATGGCCAAGTTTTTCCAGTAACTAATTAGTCATCTTTAGTCCTAGAAAAACTCGTTTGAATTGATTTGCTTACCACTACTATATCATAAGATCATTGCCTCTTATGAAACTCCCTCTTGTGGGAAGTTCTTTCATTTCCAGTGAGTCAACACTCGCTATGCTTTGGCTTTGGAACATGATGAGATAAAACAAGATAGTTCACTAACCTGTCTGTACTTATTACGTTATGAAATAGCAGGCAGTCGATGAAATTGTCTATGCAATTTTCTTTAATGGTCATCCTGAAATAACCTCTCTGTTATTTTAGACTTTTAGCATAGTTTTAAGGCTGTAAACATCCTACCCTATTACCACGCTTGGACAGAAGCTTTTTCGGCATTGATATAATGTTGGAGCACAGGGACTCAGGTACGTACTTGTTGCTAATGCTGAGAGCTGTCCCTAAACTTGACTGGAGAAGCATGCATGCCCTTGCATGAATCATATCATAACTGGAAGGCTCCACACTTGGTTGATGGGCAAGAACCTCATGATGACCGCTGCTATGATTTAAAAGCACTGGCCGCCTTTTGGTAACCTCTCTACTTATAGCTTATGTGATTATTTTGTTCCAGTTCCATGTCATAGTTATCGATTACTGTATGAACGAGGTTACATGAACCTTAATGACAAACTGATTGTTGAATACTCGTTTGCTTTTCTTTTTTTCCATTGGAGAGAGAGGTGTTTTTTTTAATCATCAATGAGTTTTTCATAAAGAGTTTCCACATTTGCGAAACTTGTATTTAACCTGACTCAAATATACTATGTAATTTCTAGTTGTATCATCAATGAGTTTTTTCAAGAATCATAGTGACTCTTACAAAACAATTTGTAATCGGGATGGAAGGAAAACAAGTTGTTATCTCCTTGTCAGGATCCTCGCTATTGTGTCCTTCTGCAACTATACTTGCACAATGATTAGGTATTTATAATCATGGTATTATATACGTTCCAGTTGTCACACACTGATTTAGGTCACTGTGCCATTTATGTGGCCAACATGGTTATGATAACGTCAAAGTTCAAATGATCGCCACGTAGTGTCACTTCCCAGATTTACAACCATTCTGTAGTAGTAATTCATTCTTCAATTGTGAATGGTTGTTACTTCTTCAAGTAAAGTAGAGCTTGAAGTTGGCTTACGATTTCACCCATGTCTGGTAAAACAACAGTGTATTAACATTACTAGACTTGTCATTTCTGAGTGGGAGTTTCTTGAAGGTTTTGATTTATAGTATAGCATTAATGCGTGTCTAGCATTACTGGAACCAGATAGTTTGCTCCTTTTTTTGCTCAAGTAAGATTTTTTAAGAAAGATTATTTTTTTTCGGATGTAGGCATCAGAAGATATGGGCAAGGATCTTCTGCACTAGAAAATGATGAAGAATGACATTCTCaccatctattttttttttccggtATGATGCAAGAAGTAGCTACATGCAATGACATCTTCACATGGGTTGGGCTATAAGATGACATATGACCTGATGGGTGAAACATTATGATATCAGCTAGATGATACTGACTCAACAACAATGATTTAAGGTTTGTTAGCTAAATGTCATTTTCACGTTGGTATGGTAGTTTTAGAAACCTTCATGAATGTTACTCACATGTGCTTACAACCATTTGAAAGTGACTAGTTATAATGCAGGTATTAAGTTTATCCTTTGGTATGGAACGCGACGTGCCATCTGGAATCTGGATATCCTTTTTGCCAATGGGATAATGTGGTTCGTAGGAACGTGATGACTCCTATCTCAAGTAAGCATTGCTTATACATTTGATTTTGACTTCGTTGCAAATCTGACAAATTCACAAAATTTAGTGGGGTTCTACTTTCTTGTGAATATTATGTGATCCATAATCGAAAAAAGTAGTATGCATAAATTACCAACCAAAAGAATGTAGTAGATTTGCCTTTTCTATTGTTGTGTGAAATTGTTGGGAGTATATTATTTTTGTTGGCCCCTGTGAATCTGTGATGTTTTCTGTAGCATATGGATTTGAATGAGTTGCAGGTCCTGGTTATTTTAAGCGTCGAAGTACCCTTAGTTAAAGGGAAAAATCTATTTTGATGCGTGAGATTTGACTTATTGTCCAGAGTTTTGGGTTAATTTCGTTTTGGTGACTTGAGATTTGAGAAAGCTTTTACTTTAATTGCATAAGGTTTGAGTATTTCTCACTTTGGTGAAGTCAGATACTCCATAGTCTGCAATCTGTATGACATAAACACAAATTTTGTACATCAGTGAAATCTGTATGAGCAATCTAATGAGAAAATAAACCTTAATATTGTTTTCTTATCAATTTAATCACCACACCAGGCTTACAGATGAAATGCCATGTCACCAATGTGAAAAGTTATTCAAATCTCAGGACAACAAAATAGAATTAGTTTAGTAGACAATTTTAAGCATGAGTAAAAAATACTGGCCATTAGATTGTACCGTACTGGAGAGGATCTGCACCCCTCTTGAAGGTATAATTTGTAACTGCACTCACCCTATTTATAGTATGGAGTAATACGCAGTGGATAAATAAATAGAGTAATGGGATGGATTTTGAGTTTCGGACAGGCTGTAATTTCAGCGTGTTTTTTTTTCTATTGTCTTTCGTAGTATTTTGAGTTTTATATACCAATAACAGTATTAGCAAATGATTATTAGTTATTACAGAATGACAATAGGGCAAAAAAATTGAACCATCCTTATCTGTGAGACTATTACCGGCACACTGCTATTCTGAACAGTGCTGTCTATTTACTCTTGAAGATATATCTGGTTTCATTCATCATAATTCTACACTGCAAGATTTTTGATAGTGTTACTCATACTTGGTTGGAAGAACTAAATGTATCCAACGCAAGGGTGTTTCCGGACTCCACTAGTTTATGAAAAATTCCAAGGTCAAGAGAGTGCTTCAAATTCTGAGTTATCAAAGCAACTCCAGTTATTGGTGGAAAGACGATCAGTTGAGACATCATACTGGTGTACTGGTAATGATGTTGGATTAAATTCCTCTGACTGAGGTACTGGCTGCCATGTGAGGCTGGAGATATTTGAGTCATCTGACCAAAAAACATCTCCTATTATGTCATCAAAACAGGCTAAATCAAGGTTCAGTAATCCCTGAACTGCTCCTTCTTCCTGAAGCTGGTTATGCTCAGGAACGAAAAAGTCACCTGAAATTATCTGTGAATCAAACCCATTTTCCAATCCACAAGAGCTGGATGTCAGAGAATCATGAGAACCTTCAGAAGATGTGGTGTTTGCCGCCCCATTAATCTCCCGTCTGAGATTGCCCTGATTATAGTTCAGGAATTTAGCAAAAATTGCGGCCATGTCAATGTCAGGCCCTATTAA from Silene latifolia isolate original U9 population chromosome 10, ASM4854445v1, whole genome shotgun sequence encodes:
- the LOC141605414 gene encoding uncharacterized protein LOC141605414, which gives rise to MDRRWRADVIPAPNCPRCASSNTKFCYYNNYSLSQPRFFCKGCKRYWTKGGSLRSIPVGGGCRKRRSRSTKVSSSSPNSSSDCSEKLIGPDIDMAAIFAKFLNYNQGNLRREINGAANTTSSEGSHDSLTSSSCGLENGFDSQIISGDFFVPEHNQLQEEGAVQGLLNLDLACFDDIIGDVFWSDDSNISSLTWQPVPQSEEFNPTSLPVHQYDVSTDRLSTNNWSCFDNSEFEALS
- the LOC141605413 gene encoding uncharacterized protein LOC141605413, with product MNTVALSPTTFPRFFTASSLTFSLNSSAFKSSLISPFLGFNISPKLNPRLPRKPSSLVVRAARTESNRVSLGFRAPDFELSEPLTGKTWTLQDFEAYPALLVMFICNHCPFVIHLKKSIVKLTEFYMKKGLAVVAISSNSVVTHPQDGPEFMAEDAKVYGYPFPYLYDETQDVARDFGAVCTPEFLLFKKDGRRPFELVYHGQFDDSRPSNNLPITGRDLSMAIDSVLSGQPVTSVQKPSVGCSIKWHPEVKQ